The segment TGAAGTTTTACGGTGCTATGGCCGAAATTCACTATGGAGCCAGATCCTGATCATTTTCACCGGATTCTTTTACCTGATCTACCTGGGCTTAAGCCCCTCGGCAAAATACCTGGGCAAATTCGATCAATTGCCCCCTGAAGAAAAGAAATCGGTACTTACCGAATGGACTGAAGCCATAACCTTTGCCGTGATTGCCGCAACCCTCATTCGGTGGTTGATCATGGAAGCCTACACCATACCAACACCTTCCATGGAAAATTCATTATTGGTTGGCGACTTTTTGTTCGTTAGCAAATTCCATTATGGCACCCGAACCCCAAAAACACCGTTGCAACTTCCGCTAACGCATCAAAAAATTTGGTTTACTGAACTTCCTTCCTATGTCGATTGGATCCAATTGCCCCAATACCGGCTACCCGGTATAAGCGAAGTTAAAAGTGGAGATGTGGTAGTGTTCAACATTCCGCCTAAACGGTTAAATGAAAACAAGGACTACCCTGTTGACCTGAAAACAAACTACATTAAACGATGCGTAGCCGCGGCCGGTGAAACCTTACAGATTGTTGACAGTAAGATTTTGGTTAACGGTAAGGAATTCAAAGACCACCCCCTGGTGCAGTGGAGCTACAAGGTTAAAGCTACCGGAATTATTAACGAGCGTAACCTGGATAAATTGGGCATTGGTGCTGAAGACTACCAGGTGCTTGGACGACCCGATGACAGTACCGTTGAATACATTATGTGGCTTAACCCAACAACAGCCGAAGAAATGAAAGGCCTGTCGTACATCAAGTCGGTGATAAGGGAAGAGAATGAGTCAACAATTGGAATATTCCCTTTCTCCGAATACTATGGTTATGGAGCAGGCTTCGAGAACAAATTGAAATGGAGCCTTGATAACTTTGGCCCACTGTGGATCCCGAAACGTGGAGAAACAATTTCCATTAACGACTCAACATTAGCGTTGTATGGGTACATCATTACCGCCTATGACCACCAAAGCGATGCTAAAATCGAGAACAAAAAATTACTGATTAACGGACAAGCGGTAACCTCTTACACATTTAACCAAAACTATTATTTCATGATGGGTGATAACCGTCACAACTCACTCGACTCGCGTTATTGGGGCTTTGTTCCGGAAGATCACATTGTTGGGAAAGGGTTTTTCATTTGGTTGTCAATTGACCCTAACCAGAAATTCCTGAATAAAATTCGGTGGAAAAGATTCTTTAAGATGATCGAGTAACCGAACGGGTTGCAAGGTACAAAGTACGAGGTACGAGTTTGAAGTTTACAGGTTAACCGATGATAACGCGAAACCGAAACCGCAAACCCCGTTCTCACCAATCTATTTCCTTCAATCCTTTACTTTTTAAATATTCATTGGCCTTACTGAAATGCCTACAACCAAAAAATCCCCTGTCGGCTGAAAAGGGAGAAGGGTGTGCCGACATGAGCACAAGGTGCCTGGATCGATCTATTATTTCTCCTTTCTTCTGCGCATAAGCGCCCCATAAAAGAAAAACGACATTGGATTTTTCATCGGATATTTTTTTTATCACTGCATCAGTAAATGTTTCCCACCCTTTATTCTGGTGCGAACCCGGTGAAGAAGCCCGAACGGTAAGGGTTGCATTAAGCAGTAACACGCCTTGCCTCGCCCAACGTTCAAGATCACCCGAGGAAGGAATGGGCTTACCTAAATCAGCATGAATTTCTTTAAAGATGTTCACCAGCGAGGGCGGCACACGCACACCATCATGCACCGAAAAACATAATCCATTGGCCTGCCCGGGGCCGTGATAGGGATCCTGGCCAATGATCACCACCTTTACATCATCAAAATCACAGGCATCAAAAGCTTTAAATATTTCACGGCCGGGGGGATAAACAACAGCCGATTGGTACTCAGACTTCACAAACGCAATCAGGTGCTGAAAGTACGGTTTATCAAATTCCCCGGTTAATCTCAGCTTCCAGGAATGTGCTATTTTGACGTCCATTGTGGTATTCTGGTGGAAAATAAATCCGAATTTTCGTTAAACATTTTTAATTCCAAAAAATTAATATTTTTGAAACGCATGGTAACTGAAATAACCCAAGGAATACGCGTAACCGTGGAAACGGAATACCAACCGGCCTACTCCAGTCCCAGTCAGTACCACTATGTTTTTACCTACAAGATTACCATCGAAAATCAAAGTGAAAATACCATTCAGTTATTGCGCAGGCACTGGTATATTGTTGATGCAGGTTATGCCCCGCGTGAAGTAGAAGGCGAAGGTGTTGTTGGACAGCAACCCATACTAGAACCGGGCCAGTCGCACCAATATGTTTCAGGCTGTAATTTAAAATCGGGCATTGGTAAAATGACCGGAACATACCTGATGGAACGTATAGTTGACGGAACCCAATTGAATATAATCATCCCTGAATTTGTGATGATTGCCCCAATCCGATTAAATTGATTGTCTGCCTTTTTTAAGATAAAAACATTTTTCAACTATTGGCTTGATGCCGTTGATGAGCACTCCCTGCACTCGCCCTTCCTGTTCGATTTTTACACGAAGGTTGTCAAGCGTGAAGTTATCGCCATTACCATTATTGAATCGTTGCGGAAACAACTATCAAACGACCACCGTGAAATTGACGTAGAAGATTTTGGTGCCGGTTCAAAACACATAGCGGGCACGAAACGAAAAATCAGTGATATAGCCAGGTTAAGCCTTAGTGATGCAAAATTTTCTACACTTTATAACCGGATTGCAGGTTATTGCCACGCAAAAACGATTTTGGAGTTAGGAACATCACTAGGCATTAATACACTTTACCTGGCCGCACGGCCGCAATCAAAAGTTTACTCCTTCGAAGGATCGGCCACCATTGCAGAGATTGCCTCCATAAGTTTTGAATTTGGAGGAGCCCGGAACATTGAACTCATTACCGGCAATCTCGACAACACTTTATACGCTACCCTTTCACGTATCCCGAAAATCGACCTGGCCTTTATGGATGCCAATCACCGGTATGAACCTACACTGCATTATTTCGAATCGATACTTACCCGTACCCATCACAAAAGCATTATCATCCTGGATGACATTCACGATACACCCGAAATGGAAAAGGCCTGGAACGAAATAAAAAGGCATCCGCTCGTATATACCAGTGCCGATCTGTTCAGGTGCGGAATAGTATTTTTGGACCCCTCACTAAACAAACAACACGTTGTATTACAGTTTTAAGCGTTGGAATAGCCTTAAATAGGTTTATTTTTGCATCATCTTATAAAACCTTCGTATGGCTGAACCTGTAAAAAACGAGCAACCGGAAGCTTCAAAAAAATCAAATCAAAAGTATGCGATTATCATCGCTATCCTTTCCGTGATCATTGTCGTTCAGTTTGTAAGCAGCTATTTCAATAAGCAGGAACGCGACCAGTTGCGCGTAGAGAAATCTTCTACCGAAGAACAACTAGCCACCACCATGCAGCGCCTGGATGAAATCAGCACCGAATTAGACCAACGTATAGCCGAGA is part of the Cyclobacteriaceae bacterium genome and harbors:
- the lepB gene encoding signal peptidase I gives rise to the protein MKDVVGKPTWWFIYLVIPVVNFFAYYVLIFEVLRCYGRNSLWSQILIIFTGFFYLIYLGLSPSAKYLGKFDQLPPEEKKSVLTEWTEAITFAVIAATLIRWLIMEAYTIPTPSMENSLLVGDFLFVSKFHYGTRTPKTPLQLPLTHQKIWFTELPSYVDWIQLPQYRLPGISEVKSGDVVVFNIPPKRLNENKDYPVDLKTNYIKRCVAAAGETLQIVDSKILVNGKEFKDHPLVQWSYKVKATGIINERNLDKLGIGAEDYQVLGRPDDSTVEYIMWLNPTTAEEMKGLSYIKSVIREENESTIGIFPFSEYYGYGAGFENKLKWSLDNFGPLWIPKRGETISINDSTLALYGYIITAYDHQSDAKIENKKLLINGQAVTSYTFNQNYYFMMGDNRHNSLDSRYWGFVPEDHIVGKGFFIWLSIDPNQKFLNKIRWKRFFKMIE
- the ung gene encoding uracil-DNA glycosylase → MDVKIAHSWKLRLTGEFDKPYFQHLIAFVKSEYQSAVVYPPGREIFKAFDACDFDDVKVVIIGQDPYHGPGQANGLCFSVHDGVRVPPSLVNIFKEIHADLGKPIPSSGDLERWARQGVLLLNATLTVRASSPGSHQNKGWETFTDAVIKKISDEKSNVVFLLWGAYAQKKGEIIDRSRHLVLMSAHPSPFSADRGFFGCRHFSKANEYLKSKGLKEIDW
- the apaG gene encoding Co2+/Mg2+ efflux protein ApaG, whose translation is MVTEITQGIRVTVETEYQPAYSSPSQYHYVFTYKITIENQSENTIQLLRRHWYIVDAGYAPREVEGEGVVGQQPILEPGQSHQYVSGCNLKSGIGKMTGTYLMERIVDGTQLNIIIPEFVMIAPIRLN
- a CDS encoding class I SAM-dependent methyltransferase produces the protein MSAFFKIKTFFNYWLDAVDEHSLHSPFLFDFYTKVVKREVIAITIIESLRKQLSNDHREIDVEDFGAGSKHIAGTKRKISDIARLSLSDAKFSTLYNRIAGYCHAKTILELGTSLGINTLYLAARPQSKVYSFEGSATIAEIASISFEFGGARNIELITGNLDNTLYATLSRIPKIDLAFMDANHRYEPTLHYFESILTRTHHKSIIILDDIHDTPEMEKAWNEIKRHPLVYTSADLFRCGIVFLDPSLNKQHVVLQF